From a single Rosa rugosa chromosome 7, drRosRugo1.1, whole genome shotgun sequence genomic region:
- the LOC133722885 gene encoding low temperature-induced protein lt101.2-like, whose amino-acid sequence MGACATCCEILLAILLPPLGVVIRYGCGVEFWICLLLTLCGYIPGIIYAVCILLQ is encoded by the exons ATGGGCGCATGCGCGACGTGCTGTGAAATCCTCCTCGCCATATTGCTTCCACCACTCGGCGTCGTCATCCGCTATGGCTGTGGG GTGGAGTTTTGGATCTGTTTGTTGCTGACGCTGTGCGGTTATATACCAGGAATTATATATGCAGTTTGTATCTTGCTTCAGTAA
- the LOC133722855 gene encoding uncharacterized protein LOC133722855, translated as MVSLFKTKEAMFERCLIAASLAALVCHPSSTIKCFKPKPRSPEEDNLKDSKRHYSSPPKDQKRLFKEEEEEVVVLPSKPQKNLHTYHASSSSSERKKKKKPIKAVSELVEKDRPSVGIVESIVRSGWVSSDEGLKIEKVLRVNHSKNVLRSFEEYREDVKATYKKGRILKKIERLVVDGNELLQFHGATVACSLGINGDTRICQMKCCQVCRMIASKFSGNDGTMSFFGTSWRAHQKVNGECLKKRECARKAMVICRVIAGRIAHFHAHGLMDNDGGEFDSVMAWTGDQFSDSRELLILNSEAVLPCFVIIYKVEKPS; from the coding sequence ATGGTCTCTCTCTTCAAAACCAAAGAAGCCATGTTTGAAAGGTGCCTTATAGCAGCTTCTTTGGCAGCTTTGGTTTGCCACCCAAGTTCCACCATAAAATGCTTCAAACCCAAGCCAAGATCCCCAGAAGAAGACAACCTCAAAGACTCAAAACGACACTACTCGTCTCCACCAAAAGACCAAAAACGACTTTTCaaggaagaggaggaagaagtaGTAGTACTGCCTTCAAAACCCCAGAAAAACCTCCATACCTATCATGCAAGTAGTTCTTCTTCAGAacgtaagaagaagaagaaacccaTCAAGGCGGTTTCGGAGCTGGTTGAGAAAGACCGCCCATCAGTTGGGATTGTGGAGAGTATTGTGAGATCAGGATGGGTTAGTAGTGACGAAGGCCTCAAGATTGAGAAGGTGTTGAGGGTGAATCATAGTAAAAATGTGCTTCGAAGTTTCGAAGAGTACAGAGAAGACGTGAAAGCTACCTACAAAAAGGGTAGGATTTTAAAGAAGATAGAGAGGTTGGTGGTTGATGGGAATGAGCTTTTGCAATTCCATGGTGCCACAGTTGCTTGCTCTCTAGGCATCAATGGGGACACTAGAATTTGTCAAATGAAATGCTGCCAAGTCTGCAGAATGATAGCTTCAAAGTTTTCGGGCAATGATGGGACAATGTCATTTTTCGGGACCAGCTGGAGGGCGCATCAGAAGGTGAACGGGGAGTGCTTGAAGAAAAGGGAGTGCGCAAGGAAGGCTATGGTGATATGTAGAGTGATTGCAGGTCGAATTGCTCATTTTCATGCACATGGACTCATGGATAATGATGGTGGTGAGTTTGATTCTGTGATGGCATGGACTGGGGATCAGTTTAGCGATTCAAGAGAGCTCTTGATTTTGAATTCGGAGGCTGTTCTTCCTTGCTTTGTGATCATATACAAGGTCGAAAAACCTTCATGA
- the LOC133721536 gene encoding ribonuclease MRP protein subunit POP4, with the protein MAGEPVAQDQRQRTLQALERRFEAAQAELDLHQTKNTKRLKTEGAGKKPHTANSSAVDSSPNLANASSATPSKKGNFTFAGYVNSQDIDESGPTYAKLSQPIHENLLTASNVEVSGRKESKVDNVLHELLQSGDSALKYMQGSRSKRIDNWILLDNYVQRRGGSGSRARALQSNSKRSRKRMLMKQQKKNGLFDLPRELHSYDKFKPMYEMWKGYITQLLKTTGKTQLAQSLLSADLHGAIISVVDCKVTSYTGVSGIMIRETAETFGIITEDDQFRVVPKRFSVFVFQVDCWKITLHGDKLTSRNLGS; encoded by the exons ATGGCTGGTGAGCCAGTGGCTCAGGATCAACGGCAGCGCACTTTGCAGGCATTGGAGCGAAGGTTCGAGGCTGCTCAAGCCGAACTTGATTTACACCAAACGAAGAACACAAAGAGATTGAAAACCGAAGGAGCTGGAAAGAAACCGCATACTGCTAATTCTTCAGCCGTTGATTCTTCACCAAATTTAGCTAATGCATCATCCGCAACTCCATCGAAGAAAG GGAATTTCACCTTTGCTGGTTATGTGAATTCACAAG ATATCGACGAAAGCGGTCCAACATATGCAAAACTCTCTCAGCCTATACATGAGAATCTACTCACAGCTAGTAATGTTGAG GTCTCTGGTAGAAAAGAAAGTAAAGTCGATAATGTATTGCACGAGCTTCTTCAGAGTGGCGACTCTGCTCTGAAGTATATGCAAGGATCAAGAAGCAAGAGGATTGACAATTGGATCCTCCTTGATAATTATGTGCAACGGCGTGGCGGTTCTGGCTCCCGTGCCAGGGCATTGCAGAGTAATTCAAAGCGGTCTAGGAAGCGTATGTTGATGAAACAGCAAAAGAAGAATGGATTGTTTGATTTGCCTCGGGAGCTCCATAG CTATGATAAATTTAAGCCAATGTATGAGATGTGGAAAGGCTATATTACACAACTTCTTAAAACTACTGG GAAAACGCAGTTGGCTCAGTCTCTTCTTAGTGCAGATCTACATGGTGCTATTATTTCAG TTGTTGACTGTAAAGTAACTTCCTACACTGGAGTGAGTGGTATCATGATTCGTGAAACAGCAGAAACATTTGGCATAATTACAGAAGATGATCAATTCCGAG TGGTGCCAAAaaggttttctgtttttgtatTTCAAGTTGATTGCTGGAAGATTACCTTGCATGGGGACAAACTGACTTCAAGAAACTTGGGTTCGTGA